A window of Ruminococcus champanellensis 18P13 = JCM 17042 contains these coding sequences:
- a CDS encoding FtsX-like permease family protein gives MKQIRLMLHRMQLQQRSQRLFTILLVLAQVFAVFIVLFGSAAIQSTLVKQKVLDENQRNFTVYMLSYSDTETEQKLIGYQEVEGVQQPVYEESPKVDYSHAVSLNELQQAVQAIADSSIMGYPERVWVKGEWNGHSYGFPLLQPVGTQDMPEVILDPCVFPDYKVGDTITYAGITCRVSAISDMKTSNITTEDIRAIPEDVSCYRVEFNYADFPTTAQAEQMQNLLKEQFPGYTELYMPETLDPLTAQFQFTTLAMTVLMLLAVLLNLCYAQMYQFRLRQHTFSVYRMCGARQSDVLGICLFESLLIAALCYVGTALAFHFCLRHTIAEWYEGADSLYTLRFYVLLGLAYLALLLFMLLPPLFRFLRREVMTSEREATL, from the coding sequence ATGAAACAAATCCGATTGATGCTGCACCGGATGCAGCTGCAGCAGCGCAGTCAGCGTTTGTTCACCATTCTGCTGGTGCTGGCGCAGGTGTTTGCGGTTTTCATTGTGCTGTTCGGATCTGCTGCCATTCAAAGCACTCTGGTCAAGCAAAAGGTATTGGATGAAAATCAACGTAATTTCACCGTTTATATGCTTTCTTACTCTGACACGGAAACCGAGCAGAAGCTTATCGGCTATCAGGAGGTGGAGGGGGTTCAGCAGCCGGTTTATGAGGAATCCCCAAAGGTGGATTACAGTCACGCTGTCTCTTTGAATGAACTGCAGCAGGCAGTCCAAGCCATTGCGGATTCTTCCATTATGGGGTATCCGGAACGTGTTTGGGTGAAGGGTGAATGGAATGGGCATTCCTATGGATTTCCTCTGTTACAGCCAGTCGGAACGCAGGACATGCCGGAAGTAATACTGGATCCCTGTGTATTCCCTGATTACAAAGTGGGGGATACCATTACATATGCCGGCATTACCTGCCGGGTGTCCGCAATTTCAGATATGAAGACATCTAACATTACGACAGAAGATATCCGTGCGATTCCGGAGGATGTGAGCTGCTACAGGGTGGAGTTTAATTATGCCGATTTTCCCACCACCGCCCAGGCGGAGCAGATGCAAAATCTGCTGAAAGAGCAATTTCCCGGATACACAGAGCTGTACATGCCGGAAACCTTGGATCCTCTGACTGCCCAGTTTCAGTTTACCACATTGGCGATGACGGTGCTGATGCTGCTGGCGGTTTTGCTCAATCTTTGCTACGCACAGATGTACCAATTCCGGCTGCGTCAGCACACCTTTTCTGTGTACCGTATGTGCGGTGCCCGGCAGTCCGATGTGCTGGGGATCTGTTTATTCGAGAGTCTTCTGATCGCTGCGCTGTGCTACGTTGGCACGGCACTGGCATTCCATTTCTGCCTGCGTCACACCATTGCGGAATGGTACGAGGGTGCTGATTCCCTTTATACTCTGCGATTCTACGTCCTGCTGGGACTGGCGTATCTGGCACTACTGCTTTTCATGCTTCTGCCGCCTCTTTTCCGCTTCCTGCGGCGTGAGGTTATGACTTCAGAACGGGAGGCGACATTATGA
- a CDS encoding ABC transporter ATP-binding protein, with protein sequence MIELQQVNKTYSYKKANAVHALVDVSLRINEGELTAIVGKSGSGKSTLLNVLGCMDTFETGTYLFDGKDITHASGKQLATIRNQDIGFVVQDFALIADDTALQNVMLPFYFSRRTSLREAKVQAMHALQQLGMDSMAQKPVNKLSGGQKQRVAIARAIVHQPRLILADEPTGALDSRTAEEIMGVFQELHQNGSTVIIVTHDPGIAQQCSRIIEIQDGKIAGA encoded by the coding sequence ATGATTGAATTACAGCAGGTCAACAAGACCTATTCGTACAAAAAAGCAAATGCAGTCCACGCTCTGGTGGATGTTTCCCTTCGGATCAATGAAGGAGAATTGACCGCTATTGTGGGAAAGTCCGGTTCCGGCAAAAGCACTCTGCTGAATGTTCTGGGCTGTATGGATACCTTTGAAACGGGAACGTATCTGTTTGATGGGAAGGACATTACCCATGCTTCCGGGAAGCAGCTCGCCACGATCCGCAATCAGGATATCGGCTTTGTGGTACAGGATTTTGCCTTGATTGCGGATGATACCGCCCTGCAAAACGTGATGCTGCCTTTTTATTTCTCCCGGCGCACCTCACTCCGGGAGGCAAAGGTACAGGCGATGCACGCTTTGCAACAGTTGGGGATGGATTCCATGGCGCAGAAGCCGGTGAATAAGCTGTCCGGCGGCCAGAAGCAGCGGGTGGCGATCGCCAGAGCCATTGTGCATCAGCCCAGACTGATTCTTGCGGATGAACCAACGGGAGCGCTGGATTCCCGAACAGCGGAGGAAATTATGGGCGTATTCCAGGAACTGCATCAGAATGGCAGCACGGTAATCATTGTCACCCACGATCCGGGCATTGCGCAGCAGTGCAGCAGGATCATTGAAATTCAGGATGGCAAGATTGCAGGTGCTTGA
- a CDS encoding family 43 glycosylhydrolase, with translation MKHFKVRLPRAAAGLTAAALLLAAVSYFPVQPIAQAASVSTVANPIIWSDVPDDDVIRVGDTYYMISTTMFFSPGAPIMKSKDLVSWELCSYVYDTLADGDIQNLTNGKHDYAHGQWAASLRYHNGIYYVFFGSYGTGKSYIYKTSDIEHGTWTRTELNGMYHDASMLFDDDGRNYLVYGAGGEIKIKEFNAEMTGFRPGGADKTLFKTGLDGLSGEGSHVQKINGYYYIFLIAWPSGSGRIELCYRSKNLLGNYEGKTVLNSGLGTYGSGVAQGGIVDTPDGKWYGMLFQDHGSVGRIPVLVPVTWENGWPMMGVNGKAPVTLEIDGDYAGTFLAGDDDFSYSSNQLNLLWQWNHNPDNTAWSLTDRPGWLRLTNQTLATNLLNARNTLTQRTEGPSCSSVIKLDASGMKPGDYAGLSAFQFKYGNIGVYVTDSGEKKIYMAENGGYSSSAAVTDSYNKIIAETPLAGNEIYLKAEFLFNTVDGNLNASYNLDKADFYYSYDGNSWNKLGNTLSMAYDLKLFTGYRSGIYSYATKTTGGHADIDFFDYERADWNTPSVIEPDANGWYFHSTFEGTTDAWTGRGAAEVSTSGRTAYAGSEALLVQGRTAAWNGVTRSLNARAFKPGSAYSFSANVMYLDGGASDTFFMKLQYRDGNGDTQYSTIAEGETIRGEWVQLRNTGYVIPADASDMQLYIETADSTNNFYVDEAIGAVEGTEIQGAGDGRKLIRGDLNEDGRIDGMDLALIRRGLTVGFADSYAELAADVNQDTQITVADAVLIQNYLIGRIREFPVEVPEESSRVTPAEYMAALNILETEPASQREELAGVQYGTVKKVTYYSTTCKRQRNVNILFPANYSAEKQYPVLYALHGYWQNEDTLIDETDASMRTRQIVGNAIASGEAEDMIVVFPYIYASATQDACSAMDDANNAAYDNFINDLTKDLMPFIESTYPVKTGRENTAITGFSMGGRESLYIGFSRPDLFGYVGAVCPAPGLTPGLIPSGDFKFQDESTAPWVVLLTAGSNDTVVYSTPSGYHDIMTQNNVPHLWHYVNGGYHGGNSIRAHLYNFTRAIFKAR, from the coding sequence ATGAAGCACTTCAAAGTAAGGCTGCCTCGTGCAGCCGCAGGGCTTACGGCAGCGGCATTGCTGCTTGCTGCTGTGTCCTATTTTCCGGTGCAGCCCATCGCACAGGCTGCCTCCGTTTCAACCGTCGCCAATCCAATCATATGGTCGGATGTGCCGGATGATGATGTGATCCGGGTGGGGGATACCTATTATATGATCAGTACCACCATGTTCTTCAGTCCCGGTGCACCCATTATGAAATCCAAGGATCTGGTTTCCTGGGAGCTTTGCTCCTATGTGTATGACACACTGGCGGATGGGGATATCCAGAATCTGACCAACGGCAAGCATGATTATGCGCACGGGCAATGGGCAGCCAGTCTGCGGTATCACAACGGTATCTATTATGTGTTCTTCGGCAGTTACGGTACCGGAAAGTCCTACATATATAAAACCAGCGACATAGAGCACGGTACCTGGACTCGCACGGAGCTGAACGGCATGTACCATGATGCTTCCATGCTGTTTGATGATGACGGGCGGAACTATCTGGTGTACGGTGCCGGCGGCGAGATCAAGATCAAGGAATTCAATGCGGAAATGACTGGCTTTCGACCCGGCGGTGCGGACAAGACCTTGTTTAAGACCGGGCTGGACGGGCTTAGCGGAGAAGGTTCCCATGTTCAGAAGATCAATGGATATTACTACATTTTCCTGATTGCATGGCCCAGCGGCAGCGGCAGAATCGAGCTTTGCTATCGCAGCAAGAATCTGCTTGGAAATTATGAGGGCAAAACTGTGCTGAATTCCGGTCTGGGAACCTACGGCAGCGGTGTTGCCCAGGGTGGCATTGTGGATACGCCGGATGGCAAGTGGTACGGCATGCTGTTTCAGGATCATGGCTCCGTGGGTAGAATCCCGGTGCTTGTGCCGGTGACCTGGGAAAATGGCTGGCCGATGATGGGCGTAAATGGGAAAGCTCCTGTGACTCTGGAAATCGATGGGGATTATGCAGGCACCTTCCTGGCAGGGGACGATGATTTCAGCTACAGCAGCAATCAACTGAATCTGTTGTGGCAGTGGAACCACAATCCGGACAATACCGCATGGTCTTTGACGGATCGGCCGGGCTGGCTGCGGCTGACCAATCAAACGCTTGCGACAAATCTGTTGAATGCCCGGAATACGCTGACCCAGCGGACGGAGGGCCCCAGCTGCTCCAGCGTCATCAAGCTGGATGCCAGCGGCATGAAGCCGGGGGATTATGCCGGTTTGTCTGCATTCCAGTTTAAGTATGGCAACATTGGCGTGTATGTAACCGACAGCGGCGAAAAGAAAATCTATATGGCGGAGAACGGGGGCTATTCCAGTAGCGCTGCGGTGACGGACAGCTACAACAAAATCATTGCGGAAACGCCCCTTGCCGGCAATGAGATCTATCTGAAAGCGGAGTTTCTGTTCAATACGGTGGATGGAAATCTGAATGCCTCTTATAACCTGGATAAGGCGGATTTCTACTATTCCTACGACGGTAACAGTTGGAACAAGCTTGGAAATACCTTGAGCATGGCATATGACCTGAAGCTGTTTACCGGCTACCGCAGCGGTATCTACAGCTATGCCACCAAGACCACCGGCGGTCATGCGGATATTGACTTCTTTGACTATGAACGTGCAGACTGGAACACTCCTTCCGTGATCGAACCGGACGCAAATGGATGGTACTTCCACAGCACCTTTGAGGGAACCACAGATGCCTGGACTGGGCGAGGGGCGGCGGAGGTATCTACCAGTGGTCGGACTGCTTATGCAGGCAGTGAGGCGTTGCTGGTACAGGGCAGAACGGCTGCATGGAACGGGGTAACACGCTCTCTGAACGCCCGTGCCTTCAAGCCCGGCAGTGCCTATAGCTTTAGTGCAAATGTAATGTATCTGGATGGGGGCGCATCGGACACCTTCTTTATGAAGCTTCAGTACAGGGACGGCAATGGGGATACCCAGTATTCCACCATTGCAGAGGGGGAGACCATTCGGGGTGAATGGGTGCAGCTGCGCAATACCGGTTATGTAATTCCTGCGGATGCTTCTGATATGCAGCTTTACATTGAAACCGCCGACAGCACCAACAATTTCTATGTGGACGAAGCCATTGGTGCAGTGGAGGGTACGGAGATCCAGGGCGCCGGAGACGGCAGGAAGCTGATCCGGGGCGATCTGAATGAGGACGGCAGAATTGATGGTATGGATCTGGCACTGATTCGCCGGGGTCTGACTGTCGGCTTTGCGGACAGTTATGCAGAGCTTGCCGCAGACGTCAACCAGGATACGCAGATTACTGTAGCGGACGCAGTGCTGATTCAGAACTATCTGATCGGAAGAATCCGGGAGTTTCCGGTGGAAGTACCGGAAGAATCTTCAAGGGTGACACCGGCGGAGTATATGGCGGCACTGAACATTTTGGAAACGGAGCCTGCGTCCCAGCGTGAAGAACTGGCAGGCGTGCAGTATGGAACAGTGAAAAAGGTCACCTATTATTCCACCACTTGTAAGCGGCAACGGAATGTGAATATTCTGTTTCCGGCAAATTATTCTGCGGAAAAGCAATATCCGGTGCTGTATGCCCTGCATGGTTACTGGCAGAATGAGGACACGCTCATTGATGAAACAGATGCCTCTATGCGCACCCGTCAGATTGTGGGGAATGCTATTGCATCCGGCGAGGCAGAGGATATGATCGTGGTGTTCCCTTATATTTATGCAAGTGCCACCCAGGATGCCTGTTCTGCGATGGATGATGCTAACAACGCAGCTTATGATAATTTTATCAATGATCTGACAAAGGACCTGATGCCTTTTATTGAATCCACTTATCCAGTCAAGACTGGCAGAGAAAATACCGCTATCACGGGATTTTCCATGGGCGGCAGAGAGTCCCTCTATATTGGCTTTTCCAGGCCGGATCTGTTTGGCTATGTGGGAGCCGTCTGCCCGGCACCGGGTTTGACGCCTGGTCTGATTCCCTCTGGGGATTTCAAATTCCAGGATGAAAGCACAGCGCCCTGGGTGGTTCTGCTGACTGCCGGATCCAATGACACAGTGGTTTATTCCACGCCATCCGGCTACCATGACATTATGACCCAGAACAATGTGCCCCATTTGTGGCACTATGTCAATGGAGGATATCACGGCGGCAACAGCATTCGTGCACATCTTTACAACTTCACACGGGCGATTTTCAAAGCCCGGTAA
- a CDS encoding response regulator transcription factor — MIQTILVEDDLYIQKYFAERLEANGGFRLVGVYRDAFEAERHCDRTVQLILMDVQTQHKHSGLAAAGRIKQAFPNVKILVVTSLVDPEVLAKARTGAADSLWYKDHGTAELLDVIRRTLAGEHVFPDISPAVEMEDTMSDQFSPRQLSILRWYIRGLTYQEIADKLGITKRGVRWALDDMVEKGGFENREALVATAIENKLMVTTLKEEA, encoded by the coding sequence ATGATCCAAACGATACTAGTAGAAGATGATCTGTATATTCAAAAATATTTTGCCGAGCGGCTGGAGGCGAATGGTGGATTCCGTCTTGTTGGCGTGTACCGTGACGCTTTTGAGGCTGAAAGACACTGCGATCGCACTGTACAGCTGATTTTGATGGATGTGCAGACCCAGCATAAGCATTCCGGTCTTGCTGCTGCCGGGCGAATCAAGCAGGCGTTTCCCAATGTGAAGATTCTGGTGGTGACCTCCCTTGTGGATCCGGAGGTGCTGGCAAAAGCCAGAACGGGCGCTGCGGATAGTCTATGGTATAAGGATCACGGAACGGCGGAGCTTTTGGATGTGATCCGGCGCACCCTTGCCGGAGAGCACGTTTTTCCGGACATTTCGCCTGCGGTGGAGATGGAGGATACCATGTCCGATCAGTTTTCTCCCCGTCAACTGAGCATTCTGCGGTGGTACATTCGTGGGCTTACCTATCAGGAAATCGCCGACAAGCTGGGCATTACCAAACGAGGCGTCCGTTGGGCGCTGGATGATATGGTGGAAAAAGGTGGATTTGAGAACAGGGAGGCTCTGGTTGCCACCGCCATTGAAAACAAGCTGATGGTTACCACCTTAAAAGAAGAAGCATGA
- a CDS encoding DUF6935 domain-containing protein — translation MPIYDGLNTTPQVAGGTAQSAGFQRETFRFTALPENLAQMQAFPEANLSTPYQTAVMTVLALCAYAADKNRGIEMLNWLRGPRPLNGQEISFLNDRFRGGKDYLPYTYFAGATPDNGYTPAQPYTITVECGHFSEEEAGYMKLFIPCGGADSPRPVKLRQRGRDGKWFLWEQYLLTGVRLPKAADPWACGQDGSASGR, via the coding sequence ATGCCTATTTATGACGGTCTGAACACCACACCGCAGGTGGCAGGCGGTACTGCACAATCTGCTGGATTCCAACGGGAAACCTTTCGTTTTACTGCGCTGCCGGAGAACCTTGCGCAAATGCAGGCGTTTCCGGAAGCTAATCTTAGTACGCCCTATCAAACGGCGGTGATGACGGTACTGGCGCTCTGCGCATATGCAGCTGATAAGAACAGGGGCATAGAAATGCTCAACTGGCTCAGAGGACCCCGTCCGCTGAACGGTCAGGAAATCTCATTTCTAAACGATCGGTTCCGTGGCGGCAAAGACTATCTGCCGTATACCTATTTTGCCGGGGCAACGCCGGACAATGGCTACACGCCGGCACAGCCCTACACAATTACCGTGGAATGCGGTCATTTTTCCGAGGAAGAAGCTGGATATATGAAGCTGTTCATCCCCTGCGGCGGTGCGGACAGTCCACGCCCGGTAAAGCTCCGCCAGCGTGGTCGGGATGGTAAGTGGTTCTTGTGGGAGCAATATCTGCTGACCGGTGTGCGTCTTCCAAAAGCAGCGGATCCTTGGGCATGCGGGCAGGATGGGAGCGCTTCTGGCAGATGA
- a CDS encoding sensor histidine kinase — MHFGILVTLLLSVTQGDPNAGKDAFLIHAAWLFFVIVIILAALHFAIAFPREYRRRKNELSPFSIKEATDKLPMGICFADPDGRMILCNNRMRQLSFALCGHELQIVQDLENALAHPSSTVTVRGDCYILPDQTVWQFRTQAIIVDGNDRWRQMTAHNVTELHLGNVRQGEINQQLRQVNQKLQKMYERMADDIKEKESLNLKIYIHDTIGRSLLTIRDIIASGEDTDQKIASLQEAVGVLTSDRTSPRSSMEQVKQAAKALGVTVQVEGYLPPDSNAEQLIVTAAKECVTNCVKHAGGSLVRIHIVQRNGLYDITITNDGTIPTEPIREGSGLTSLRRSIEAACGEMYTAYKPCFALLITLPEKENDL; from the coding sequence GTGCATTTTGGAATTTTAGTCACACTGCTCCTTTCTGTGACCCAGGGAGATCCCAATGCGGGCAAGGATGCATTTCTGATCCATGCAGCATGGTTGTTTTTTGTGATCGTTATCATCCTTGCGGCACTGCACTTTGCCATTGCATTTCCGAGAGAATACCGCCGCCGCAAAAATGAGTTGTCTCCCTTCTCTATTAAAGAGGCCACTGACAAGCTTCCTATGGGTATCTGCTTTGCTGACCCGGACGGTCGCATGATTCTGTGCAACAACCGGATGCGGCAGCTTTCCTTTGCACTTTGCGGTCATGAGCTGCAAATTGTTCAGGATCTGGAAAATGCTTTGGCGCATCCGAGCAGCACTGTTACCGTGAGAGGCGATTGCTACATTCTGCCGGATCAAACCGTCTGGCAGTTCCGTACCCAAGCCATTATCGTGGACGGCAATGATCGTTGGCGACAGATGACTGCCCACAATGTAACCGAGCTGCATCTTGGAAACGTTCGGCAGGGAGAGATCAATCAGCAGCTCCGACAGGTCAATCAAAAGCTGCAAAAAATGTACGAGCGTATGGCGGATGACATCAAAGAGAAGGAAAGCCTGAATCTGAAAATTTACATTCACGATACCATTGGCAGAAGCCTGCTTACCATCCGTGACATCATCGCCAGCGGTGAGGACACCGATCAGAAGATTGCATCTTTGCAGGAGGCAGTGGGGGTGCTGACCAGTGACCGTACTTCCCCCCGCAGTTCCATGGAGCAGGTGAAACAGGCTGCAAAGGCTCTGGGTGTCACTGTTCAGGTGGAGGGCTATCTGCCGCCGGATTCCAATGCTGAGCAGCTGATTGTTACTGCAGCAAAGGAATGCGTGACCAATTGTGTCAAGCACGCCGGCGGCAGCCTGGTGCGGATCCACATCGTCCAGCGGAATGGTCTGTATGATATTACCATCACCAACGACGGCACCATTCCTACAGAGCCCATTCGGGAGGGCAGCGGGCTTACCTCCCTTCGCCGCAGTATTGAAGCGGCATGCGGCGAAATGTATACGGCATACAAGCCGTGCTTTGCCTTGCTCATTACGCTTCCGGAAAAGGAGAACGACTTATGA
- a CDS encoding histidine kinase N-terminal 7TM domain-containing protein yields the protein MTNRLIRNYAASGIVLLSVALAYIFRLIGRGSFYPTLFSYLRSFIYIGVYAAWGLSVRQRIVQKQVRRYLTSVSVLLILWFVFRSAKYFIFWQPIPIRYLWYLFYLPMLFVPMLALLIAMSLGKPDTYRLPGSTAVLWLISGALLLLVLTNDLHQLVFTFPQDAALWSDTNYGYGIGYFAVIGWQVLCGVAALIAMLLQCRIKNGRRRLWPVLPLAISLTYLALNYAGMPWLKSLLGDVTAFQSFMYMLCFEACISCGFIHSNSRYGELFAASVGTSAEITDQDFSVCYAARNTEPISLTTMKRAVNHPVPTGNGLTVHTMPISGGYAVWTEDVSALLAVKEESESLAEELKERNDLLRYEYKREAKHRKVEEQNRLYDLLQSVTQTQIDRIAVLTQEYRMTSKTDPAQAKTLLGEIAVLCSYIKRRKHLTLLADRDYKVAVSELERAVSESLQTLKLLHVRCTLYMESGDPMLSGRTAAAIFDFYEQVIEADLEHLQSVQVSLTNAGTLRFSLYLCCKSDLSALADRPGVRYESEGEDDYQCILFFPEGGAP from the coding sequence ATGACAAATCGGCTGATAAGGAACTATGCAGCCAGCGGCATTGTTCTGCTCTCCGTTGCGTTGGCATACATATTCCGTCTTATTGGTAGGGGGAGCTTTTATCCTACGCTATTTTCTTATCTGCGCAGCTTTATCTATATCGGCGTGTACGCTGCCTGGGGGCTTTCCGTTCGTCAGCGTATTGTGCAAAAGCAGGTGAGACGTTATCTGACCAGTGTGTCGGTGCTACTGATCCTGTGGTTTGTTTTTCGGTCGGCAAAGTATTTTATTTTCTGGCAGCCGATCCCCATACGATACCTGTGGTACTTGTTTTATCTGCCTATGCTGTTCGTGCCCATGCTGGCACTGCTGATCGCCATGTCTCTTGGAAAGCCGGATACCTATCGCCTCCCTGGATCGACTGCCGTGCTTTGGTTGATTTCCGGTGCGCTGCTTCTGCTGGTGCTGACCAATGACCTGCACCAGCTGGTATTCACCTTTCCCCAGGATGCTGCTCTGTGGTCAGACACGAATTACGGCTATGGCATCGGGTATTTTGCCGTGATCGGCTGGCAGGTGCTTTGCGGGGTGGCAGCGCTGATCGCCATGCTCCTTCAGTGCCGGATCAAAAACGGCAGGCGACGCCTGTGGCCGGTGCTTCCGCTGGCAATCTCCCTGACCTACCTTGCGCTGAACTATGCCGGCATGCCTTGGCTGAAATCCCTGCTTGGGGATGTAACTGCCTTTCAGAGTTTTATGTATATGCTCTGCTTTGAAGCCTGTATTTCCTGTGGATTTATCCATTCCAACAGCCGCTATGGGGAACTGTTTGCCGCCTCTGTAGGCACCTCTGCGGAAATCACCGATCAGGATTTTTCCGTTTGCTATGCTGCACGAAACACGGAGCCGATTTCGCTGACCACAATGAAACGGGCGGTGAACCATCCCGTTCCGACAGGAAATGGTCTGACGGTTCATACCATGCCCATCAGCGGTGGCTATGCCGTATGGACGGAGGATGTGTCCGCATTGCTGGCTGTGAAGGAGGAATCCGAAAGCCTTGCAGAGGAACTCAAGGAACGCAATGACCTGCTGCGGTATGAGTATAAGCGTGAGGCAAAGCACCGGAAGGTGGAGGAACAAAACCGGCTTTACGATCTGCTGCAATCGGTTACCCAAACCCAGATTGACCGCATTGCTGTACTGACGCAGGAATATCGGATGACATCTAAAACCGATCCGGCACAGGCGAAAACATTGCTGGGGGAAATCGCTGTGCTGTGCAGCTATATCAAGCGCCGGAAGCATCTGACGCTGCTTGCTGACCGGGATTACAAGGTTGCTGTCAGCGAATTGGAACGGGCTGTGTCCGAATCCCTGCAAACGCTGAAATTGCTGCACGTCCGCTGCACGCTGTATATGGAAAGTGGGGATCCCATGCTTTCCGGCAGGACGGCAGCGGCAATTTTCGATTTTTATGAACAGGTCATCGAAGCCGATCTGGAGCATCTGCAAAGCGTTCAAGTGAGTCTTACCAATGCCGGAACGCTCCGCTTCTCCTTGTATCTATGCTGCAAAAGCGATTTGTCAGCACTCGCTGACCGTCCCGGTGTCCGATACGAGTCGGAGGGGGAGGATGACTATCAGTGTATCCTCTTTTTTCCGGAAGGAGGTGCACCATGA
- a CDS encoding response regulator transcription factor — MRKMVLDMQSGIHAHNMERMLMQKLEDYQVVISESPDSTAEWCKVHSPDVLLMEVKAYSPWMFSERMEIREKLRQSNPDCRIILFVDDESDYDLTEHVRQAKREGLIDAFLFGSVSENYFASVVDSV, encoded by the coding sequence ATGAGAAAAATGGTGTTAGACATGCAAAGCGGTATTCATGCCCACAACATGGAGCGCATGCTGATGCAGAAGCTGGAGGATTACCAGGTGGTGATCTCCGAGTCACCGGATTCCACCGCCGAGTGGTGCAAAGTACACAGCCCCGATGTGCTGCTGATGGAGGTCAAGGCGTATTCTCCCTGGATGTTTTCCGAGCGAATGGAGATCCGTGAAAAGCTTCGGCAAAGCAATCCCGATTGCCGCATTATTTTGTTTGTGGATGATGAAAGCGATTACGATCTGACGGAACATGTGCGGCAGGCAAAGCGTGAAGGGCTGATCGATGCTTTTTTGTTTGGCTCGGTGTCCGAGAATTATTTTGCTTCGGTTGTCGACAGCGTGTAA